In Myxococcus guangdongensis, the sequence GCATGACGGCCTGGCGCCGGCTTGAGGAATGGACCCGGGCTGGGGTGTGGGAGCGTCTCCAGGAGCGGTTGCTCGACGAACTGGGGTTGCGCGGCAAGGTCGACTTCTCCCGGGCCTCCATCGACTCCTCGTCCGTCCGGGCGTCAAAAAGGGGGCCCTCACAGGCCCAAACCCGACGGATAGAGCGAAGGCGGGTAGCAAGCATCATCTTCTCGTAGACGCCCACGGCCTGCCGCTCACTGAATCCGTGACTGCAGCCAATGTGCACGACACCCACGAACTCTTCCCGCTCCTCGACTCCGTGCCCGCGGTGAGGATGCCGTCGGGCCAGCGCCGGCTCCGTCCTGGGAAGCTGCATGGTGACAAGGCCTACGCATCGAGGAGGAACCGGCGTGGCCTGCGCCTGCGCGGCATCGCTCCTC encodes:
- a CDS encoding IS5 family transposase (programmed frameshift), with the protein product MVRELVPDAFWQRVAPLLPPPRPKKKLGRPRADDRAALEAIVFVLRSGIPWEMLPRKQFGLSGMTAWRRLEEWTRAGVWERLQERLLDELGLRGKVDFSRASIDSSSVRASKRGPFTGPNPTDRAKAGSKHHLLVDAHGLPLTESVTAANVHDTHELFPLLDSVPAVRMPSGQRRLRPGKLHGDKAYASRRNRRGLRLRGIAPRIARPGVESKERLGRYRWVVERTLAWKNQLRRLRVRDERRDDVHFGFLVLGCCIMLLRRLCSDIC